The Pseudanabaena yagii GIHE-NHR1 genome segment TCCTGATTGGTCAGATGGATATATTGCGACAGAGCCTCTGATTGCGACAACAGAATATTTTCAGAGCTTGACAACAGCAGGCATTTGTTGGGGATTTTTTAGTGGGGCAACTAGGGCTTCGGCTAGTTATGTTTTGAAGCGGTTAAAAATTGTTGATCCTATTTTAGTGGCGATGGAGGATGCATCTGGCAAGCCTGACCCCACAGGACTTTTGCTGGCTGTAAAACAAATTGATAGTAAAAAAGACAACCCTACAGAGTTAATTGTCTATATCGGTGACACGGTTGCCGATATGATCACAGTGATCAAGGCAAGGAATCATAACCCAAGTTACCAGTATGTTGGCGTTGGGGTCATTCCGCCCCATGTAACTGAGAATTTGCGCGATCGCTATGCCGCATTGCTCAAAGAAAATGGTGCAGACATTGTTTTAAACAGTGTGTTGGAACTAACGCCACAGCTTAATCTATCGCAAAGTCCTAGCTGTTGAATTAGCGTTAACATAGATCTAGCTTTACAAGCTATCACTGTGTTAAGCATTTAAAAATCAATCTTTATGTCAGAGTCTAAGCAATATTATTTTGTTGCCGCTAGCCGTAAGTATTTGTGTGAAGACGAAGGGAAACCTTTGGGTGAGACACTAGCGGAACGTCGTCGCAATTTTGAAGCTCGCAATCTAGAAGTTAACTTTTGGTTGATCGAGCAGCCTGCTTTTTTGGAAGCTCCTGAGCTAGCAAGTGTCAAAAAGCAAATTCCTCAACCTGCGGCAGCAATTGTGACCACCGATCCCAACACGATGCGTTGGCTAAAGCTGAGACTTGAGTTTGTGGCAACGGGTGAATTCACTGCTCCTAGTGCCTCCATCCCCAATCCTTTAGCATCTTTGGCGATCGCCTAATAGCGACTAATAGAAAAGCCGCCCTAGGGCGGCTTTTCTATTGAGGATATGTGCTAAGGTGTGACCTTGAAATTGACGATTATCTCCAATATTGTGTCTAGCCTTTTTCGCAGAGATCCTTTGATTAGCTTGCCTTCCCCACATGGGTATGCCAATTTTGGTTTTAAAGCGATCGCTGCAAATGGTCAGAGTTACAAATATGGCGATCGCAATTTATATGCTGTCATTCCTAAAGTTAAACTGCAAAATTTAAAATCACAGCAGTTAGATTACAGGTTTGAATTAGCTCAAACCTTCTGCATCCAAAAGGCGGGAAATGCGATCGCTGAATGTGAAGATATTTGGCATTATGCTAAAGGAGATCGGCAAATTTCCATCGCCCTGTCCGATGGCGCGACGGAATCTTCCTTTGCAAAGGAATGGGCAAAAGAATTAGTAACTGCTTTTGTAAATCGTGATCACGCTTATAGACAAGAACAGAATCTCCAAAGTTGGCTCCAGCCCGTACAACAAACTTGGCAACAATGGCTAGTCCAGCAAAATTTGACTTGGTTTGCCAAACGCAAAGCAGGCGCAGGGGCTTTTGCAACTTTTTTAGGTTTAGAAATTTTGTCAGATTTGAGTTGGCATGCTTTAGCAACTGGGGATTCTTGCTTATTTATAGTTCGCAACCAGCAAGCAAACCTCTATTTTCCAATCCAAAATAGCCATGAATTTAATCATCGCCCAAAATTAATTGGCACATATACCGAAGCTGCAAATATCCAGATGAATCAAGCTCATGGGGTTGCGGAATTAGGCGATCGCTTTTATTTGACCACCGATGCGATCGCCTGTTGGATTTTTAAGCAGATCGAAGCTAATCAAGATCCTTGGGTAAAATTAGGTGAGATTAATACGCAAGATGAGTTTGCAAACTGGGTAAATAAGTTACGCGATCGCCATGAGATCGCCAATGACGATACAACCTTACTATGCCTAGAAATTCGCCGTGAGTCATGACCGATATCCAAACTTGGCCGTTAAATATTGACTTCACGATCGCGGTACAAAATCCGCAGCTTTGCTTTGCCGATCCCGATCTCAAGCAAGCTAGTACATCCAAGAATTCACGGGGTAGAGTTTTACTATGGTCAGGTAATTTTGCCACGGTTTATAAGCTCACAAAGGGCGATCGCTCTTGGGCAGTGCGGTGCTTTACGCGCATACCTCAAGCCGATGTACAGGAACGCTATCAGTTAATTAGTGAATATCTCAGTAAACATCAGATTCCCTATTTAGTAGATTTTGAATTTTTAGCTCAGGGAATTTTGGTGAAAGGACAATGGTATCCAATTCTAAAAATGGATTGGGTCGAGGGAACAGAGCTAGATCGCTATATTGGCGAATATATTGACGATTCACAGGTATTACTGCGTTTAGAGCGGCAGTTGCAACAACTCCAAAAAGATTTGCAACGGGTAGGGATTGCCCACGGTGATTTGCAGCATGGCAATATCATGGTGGACGATCATGGGGAATTGAAACTTGTTGACTATGACGGGATGTATGTACCTGCATTGCATGGTTCACCACCCCTTGAAGTGGGACATCCTAACTATCAGCCGCCCAAGCGCTCAACCAAAGATTTTGGAGATCGCCTTGATGAATTTTCTTTCGCCGTAATTTCCCTATCACTGCGTGCTTTAGCCACAGAGCCACATTTGTGGGCAACCTTTCACGAAGACAATAAAAATTTAATTTTTCGGCAAAATGACTTTCAAGAGCCTGATGCCTCACCTGTATTTCAGGCGATCGCCAATATTCCCGATGATGAGACTCGCGAACTATGCGATCGCTTGATCCGTCAATGTCACGGCAAAGACCACGAAGCTAAGCAAAAACAACAAGAGTCAAAATCTCTTTTCAGGCTTCTACCTAATAGAGCTTTACTATGGGGACTATTGGGCATCATCGTCTCATTAGCTACTGTTGGCGGTATTTTGCTAATGTTCTCCAAGAATAAAACTTCAGCTCTAATTAGCAAAACCCCTGAGCCAAAACCGACAAGTTCCCCCAGTCCACTACAACCAACTAGTTCACCCACTCCTGTTCTAGACAAGCCTGTTAAGTTAACTCCGATTACTGTGTCTGCCTTACTAGAGCAATATGCCAAGGGGCGGCGTGATTTTTCCTATGTTCAGTTAACAGGGACTCAAGGCGATCGCCTACAAGGTCAAGATTTACGCAATATCAATCTCAGTAAATCCACCGTAGAAGGAGGAAACCTCCGCCAATTAATCCTCAAAAACGCCAATTTAAACGGCATTAAGTTAATCAAAGTCGATCTCCGAGGAGCAGATCTCAGTAATGCCAGCCTAATTGATGCAAACTTAGCACTCTCTAACCTATCAGAGGCTGATTTTACTCAATCTAGCTTGTTACGGGCAAATCTAGCTCAGTCCAAGCTTGGCTCAGCAATATTACAAAAAGCTGAATTAATGAAGAGCAATCTTAGTGAAGCTGATCTCAACTCAGCCAATCTCAGTGGCGCAAATTTAGCCCTTGCCAATCTGCGGAAAACTAATCTAACTAAGGCAAATCTGCGTGATAGTAACTTATCCGCCGCAAATCTCAGTGAGGCAATTCTCGAAAATGCTGATTTAACTGCCGCCGATTTGCGATCGGCGGAAATCCGCCAAACAATTTTTACCAATGCCAATCTTAGTAGTACTAACCTCACCGCCGCGAATCTCATCCTAGTTGAGTTGTCAGGGGCAAACCTGAATGGGGCAAATTTTCGGAATGTGACGGTTAAGGATCTTGGCAGCATTGAATCTGCGGACTTTACGAATACGCTCAATCTGGCGACTAATGTACGCCAATATCTCTGTACTTTAGCGTCTGGCAATATCACTGAAACTGTTATCCCCACCAAAACAAGCCTCAATTGTTCACTATAAATGCCATACAGCAAGCTATACGTTGACCCAAATAAAGAGTAAAATCGGATTAATTGACAAAAATCGTCAAAACTAACCCTCATAAATATCAACTCTTAGCAATTTACTGCTAGTCTGAAAAGCGCGAAAAGAGTATTACCGCAATGATCGAAGAAGAAAACTTATCCAACTCTGATGATCTCATCGACGAAGATGATGATGTTCTTGAGTCAAGGTTACAACAACTGGCAACCGAAGAATTGAAGCATCTCTCAAACCAAGACGAGACAAGCGCAGAAAGCCCAAATCCTGCTGCAACATCTGGCGAACCTAAAGCTGAAGCTAGCAAAGCTAGTACTGCTGCTGCCGCTACCCTTGAAAAAATCAACGGTTTGATCGCTGAGTCCACCGCTCTGAAGGAACAGTTAGATGAGCGCAAGCAACAATACTTGCGTTTGTATGCCGACTTCGAGAATTTTCGCAAACGTACAGAGCGCGATAAAGAAGAGCTAGAAGGCACAGTTACAGGCAAAATTCTTAAAAAAATCTTGCCCGTAGTTGATGACTTTGAACGAGCACAATTACAGATTTCGCCTAAAAATGATGGTGAAGCTGCAATTCACAAGAGCTATCAGTCAGTATACAAACAATTACTAAAATGCCTTAAAGAAACGGGTGTGGCAAGAATGGAAGCCGTTGGTCAAGAATTTGATCCGAACTTCCATGAAGCGATCATGCAAGAACCTTCGGCAGAATATGACGAGGGTATAATTACCGAAGAATTGCGCCCTGGCTACTTGGTAAGTGACGATCGCGTTTTACGTCACGCCTTAGTTAAAGTATCGTCAGGTAAGATTAACGGGGCTGAGAGCGAACCTGAGAATGGATCAGAAAGTTCACAAAACAATGAATCTAGCGAAGCTAACTAGACAACATTGTTAATAAATCATTCAAGATGCGATCGCGATTGCATCTTGAAATGCATTCTTAGGGTACATTATTCAGAAAATCACTAAGCTAAACTTTTAGAAAAGCTTTTTCACGGAACTGGCGATTATGTCGAAAGTAATTGGGATTGACCTTGGTACGACAAACAGTTGTGTTTCGGTTTTAGAGGGTGGCAAGCCTGTTGTCATCTCTAGTGCAGAAGGCGGACGCACCACACCAAGTATTGTTGCCTTTGTCAAAGATAGCAATGAACGGATTGTTGGTCAGGTCGCCAAGCGCCAATCCGTTACGAACTCGGTAAATACTATTTACAGTATCAAGCGATTTATCGGACGTAGCTGGACAGAGACCGAAAGTGAGCGCCGTCGGGTTCCATACACGACAGTTAAGGGCAAGGATGAAACTGTCGATGTCCAAATCGGCGATAAAACCTATACGCCTCAAGAAATTTCGGCAATGATCTTGCAAAAGCTTAAGCAGGATGCTGAAAACTATCTCGGCGAAGAGGTAACTCAAGCAGTTATTACTGTGCCTGCTTACTTTACAGATACGCAACGTCAAGCGACTAAGGACGCTGGCGCAATTTCGGGCTTAGAGGTTTTACGGATTGTCAACGAGCCAACGGCAGCATCTCTTGCCTATGGTTTAGACAAGCAGGATCAAGATCAAATTGTTTTAGTATTTGACCTTGGCGGCGGTACGTTTGATGTGTCCGTACTTCAATTAGGGGATGGAATTTTTGAAGTTAAGGCAACTTCAGGGAATAATCACCTCGGTGGGGATGACTTTGATGCAGCGATCGTAGATTGGCTGATTGCTGACTTTAAAGAAAAAGAAGGTATTGATTTATCCATAGATAAAACTGCGATCCAACGCCTCAAGGAAGCTGCAGAAAAGGCAAAAATCGAGCTATCTAGTGCTCCATCAACCCTAATTAGCTTGCCATTCATTGCTGCTAATGAAACGGGTCCAAAGACAATTGAGTTAGATTTTACCCGTTCCAAGTTCGACGAGATTACTGCAAATTTAGTCAAAGCAACCCTTGAACCCACAGCCCAAGCCTTGAAAGATGCGGGACTATTACCAAAAGAAATTAACCGCATTATTTTGGTTGGTGGTTCGACAAGAATCCCTTCCGTCCAAGAAGCAATCTCTAAATTCTTTGATGGTAAAAAGCCTGATCAGTCAGTCAACCCCGATGAAGCTGTAGCTATCGGTGCGGCCGTTCAAGCAGGGATCTTAGGTGGTGAAGTTAAGGATCTCTTGCTTCTAGACGTAATTCCCCTGTCCATTGGACTAGAAACCCAAGGCGGTGTATTCACCAAAAACCTTGAACGCAACACCACAATTCCTACCAGTAAGTCCCAGATTTTCTCCACTGCCGTCGATAACCAATCCGCTGTAGAAATTCATGTTCTCCAAGGTGAACGGGCTATGGCAAAGGATAATAAGAGCCTCGGTAAGTTTGAGCTAGAAGGTATTCGTCCTGCGCCACGGGGTATTCCTCAAATTGAGGTTTCCTTTGATATTGATGCCAACGGCATTCTCAAGGTATCAGCAAGAGATGTGGATACTGGCGTTGAGCAAAGTATTAGCATTACGAATACGGGTGGCTTGAGTCCTAGCGAAATTGAAAGAATGCGGATGGAAGCTGAGGTCTATGCTGAGGAAGATACAGCTCGTCGTGAGTTGGCTAATATGCGTAACCAAGCATCTAACCTGATTCGTACAGTTGAGGAAATCCTCAAAGACAATGGTCCAACGGTAATTAGCCAAAGTATGCGCGAAGAGCCTCTCAAAAATATGGACACACTCAAGCAATTGTATGAGTCCGACGATGCAACCTATGAAGATATACAAATTGCGATTAAGCCTCTGCAACAGTCATTGTTCGAGCTAACTCAAGCGGTGGAAAAATACTCTCAGGTTGAGCGAGTCAAACAAAAGTCTAGCGACACTTTAGGATAATAAAAGAGGGCAAAATGCCCTCTTTTATTATTTTGATTTCTGTTGTGGGCTTAAAAGCGATCGCTTTAACTGAAGTCCAAAGCGCTGTATGATTACAGAGTTATAGTTGTATTTTTGGTTACAGTTGTCCTCTACTAGCATTGACTAAGTATTGACAACTGAAAGCCTATACTGTGAACCGTGAGCCGCTATGTCACTGTTTGATTGGTTTGCTGAAACACGCTCTCGTGCTAGTGAAGCATATCGCCGCAAAACCCCTAATTTAAATCAAGACTCTCAAGAACGTGAAATTCCTGATGGTTTGTGGCACAAATGTTCTAGTTGTGGCGCTTTGACCTACGTTAAGGACTTGAAAACTAATTTGATGGTTTGTCCTGAATGTGGTCATCACAATCAAGTTAATGCCTATGAGCGCATAGCCCAACTGATCGATGAAGGCACATGGGAAGAGATGGATGCAGATTTAACTTCCTGTGATCCTCTAGGTTTTAAAGATCGTAAACCCTATATCGATCGCATCAAAGAATATCGCCAAAAAACAGGCTTAAGCGATGGGGTGATCACTGGCACTGGCAAGATCGATGGTTGTGATGCTGCCCTTGCGGTAATGGATTTCCGCTTTATGGGTGGCAGTATGGGATCGGTCGTTGGCGAAAAGATTACCCGTATGCTCGAAACTGCGACAGCAAAGCGCTATCCTGCGCTGATCTTCTGTGCTTCTGGTGGGGCGCGGATGCAGGAAGGAATTTTGAGCTTGATGCAGATGGCGAAGACTTCGGCGGCTTTAGAGCGCCATCGTCAAGCAAATCTCTTGTATATTCCCATTTTGACGAATCCGACAACGGGCGGCGTAACTGCAAGTTTTGCAATGCTGGGGGATTTGATTTTAGCTGAGCCAAAGGCATTAATTGGTTTTACAGGTCGGCGCGTTATTGAGCAAACGCTTAAGCAAAAAATTCCCGAAGGTTTCCAATCGGCGGAATATTTGCTCGATCATGGGTTTGTGGATGCGGTTGTACCAAGAACTAAGCTCAAGCAAAGCCTTGCCATGATTTTAAAAATGCATCAACCACCAGTTGATATGTCTAGCGAACGCCATCTTAATGGTGCTGTTAAGTCGGGAATTGATATTGTGTCCGAGGCAAGTTTAGCTGCTGAAGTTTAGCTCTATCAATTGACTTCGCAACCTAAGTAGCTTCTGACGGGTTCATAGTTCGGTATGGGAATGTTTGATTCGCAAGAGTAAGTAACCTGAGTCCAAGTTAATCTTTGATGTGCTTCGGGCTCGATCGCTAGATTCATCGCATAACGTGGCATATTGATTGCTAAATTAATTGCTTCTAAGGCTGTGCAAATATCCCACTGAACCAAATTATTGACCGCATTAATCAGAGGCAGCGTCGTACCTGAAAGCGTGCCATCGGGTAATCTCGCTGTGCCGTTTTTTATCGTAATTTGGCGATCGTCCCAAGGATATGTGCCATCGGGCAAACCAAGGGGCGCAAGGGCATCACTGACTAGAAAAATTTGTTTTTTCATCCGATAGAGGAGTTTGATCATTTCGGGCGAAACATGAACGCCATCAGCGATTAGTCCGCACCAAACCCGATCGCTTAATATTGCTGCACCCAATAGCCCCACATCACGATGATGAAAACTCGGCATGGCATTAAAAGCATGGGTGACCATCGTTGCACCTTGGGCGATCGCAGTTCTTGTTTGCTCAGCATTTGCCGTAGAGTGACCAAGACTAACGATAATTTGGCGATCGCGTAAGTATTGAATCGTTTCCCCTGATGGATCGAGTTCGGGGGCAAGGGTGACTAATTTAATAATGTCGGTGTAATCACCTAATACCTGCCGTAATGTATCGAGATTAAGGGGTAATAGATGCTGTTGGGGATGTGCGCCCCGCTTATCGGGATGCAGAAAAGGTCCTTCTAGATGGACTCCTAAAATTTTGGCTTCTTGAGGATCGGGATTTTGCTTTTGATGGGCGATCGCTTCGGCTAGGAAGAATAGCGATCGATGGAACTGCTCAATAGAGGCAGTAACGAGAGTAGGCAAAAATCCATCTAGTCCCTGTTGATAGAGAAATCGACAAATTTCTGGTAACTTAGCTGCGCGATCGCGATTTAGATCATTAAATGGAATTCCTAATGCTCCATTAATTTGGAGATCAATTGCCCCTTGAGTAGAACAGATAATTTGGTGTAAACCTGTCATGATTTCTCGCGATCGCTAAGTATGTTGTGGAAATGCTTGCAAATTTAGTTTTTATGGCATTTATGAGCTTGAGTTATGATGATTCTACATACCACTCAAGTCATCTAATAATCTTATGACAGTTCAATAAATCGCGATCGCAAGATTGCCATTTTGCGCTTATACAGCTTATTGATAAGGAGCATCAAACAATGATTACAGCCACTAAACCTATTCAAAAAAGGCAAACTTGGGAAAAGGCAACTTGGGAAGACTATGAAACACTGCGCGATGATCAACAGAGTGATCGCCGTAAGTTATTTTTTAATTGTGAGTATTTATGGGTAGAAATGGGCGCAGAAGGTATCAATCACTCTAAATTTGGCGATTTATTTGCGTTTATTTTGTACATTTTGGCTGACAAATTCCCCGATCTCAAATTGAGTACCTTTGGAGGCTGTCAGATCGAAAAAAAAGGCATAAGGGCTGCTGCTCCTGACATCGTGGTATATGTTGGCGATAATATTCCCGTTTGGAAGTCAGGGCAATCACGATTTATTGATCTCGATCAGTGGCGATCGCCTGATCTCGTGGGTGAGATTTCTGATACCACTTTAGCGATCGATTTGGATGAAAAGAAGAGACTTTACGCAAGTTTAGGAATTGCGGAATATTGGGTAATTGATGTACTAGCTGCTCGGATTTTTGCGTTTCGCTTGGATGAATCAAGCGTCTATCAGCAGTGCGAAGTTTCTCAAGTATTACCAAATTTAGCGATCGCTTTACTAGAACAAACAATGGCAATGTTAGATACAAAAACTAATACAGAAGCTGCAATCTGGTTTTCGCAGCAATTAAACTAACTAAATTTACCTAAATT includes the following:
- a CDS encoding TIGR01548 family HAD-type hydrolase, which encodes MIETSKVASDSTNSKTFVFDIDGVIRDVSGSYRRALADTVEYFTNSAYRPSPEEIDELKAEGIWNNDWEASQELIKRYFQGLGKVTKIDYDDIVAFFQSRYRGSNPDWSDGYIATEPLIATTEYFQSLTTAGICWGFFSGATRASASYVLKRLKIVDPILVAMEDASGKPDPTGLLLAVKQIDSKKDNPTELIVYIGDTVADMITVIKARNHNPSYQYVGVGVIPPHVTENLRDRYAALLKENGADIVLNSVLELTPQLNLSQSPSC
- a CDS encoding MgPME-cyclase complex family protein, with product MSESKQYYFVAASRKYLCEDEGKPLGETLAERRRNFEARNLEVNFWLIEQPAFLEAPELASVKKQIPQPAAAIVTTDPNTMRWLKLRLEFVATGEFTAPSASIPNPLASLAIA
- a CDS encoding protein phosphatase 2C domain-containing protein, with the protein product MKLTIISNIVSSLFRRDPLISLPSPHGYANFGFKAIAANGQSYKYGDRNLYAVIPKVKLQNLKSQQLDYRFELAQTFCIQKAGNAIAECEDIWHYAKGDRQISIALSDGATESSFAKEWAKELVTAFVNRDHAYRQEQNLQSWLQPVQQTWQQWLVQQNLTWFAKRKAGAGAFATFLGLEILSDLSWHALATGDSCLFIVRNQQANLYFPIQNSHEFNHRPKLIGTYTEAANIQMNQAHGVAELGDRFYLTTDAIACWIFKQIEANQDPWVKLGEINTQDEFANWVNKLRDRHEIANDDTTLLCLEIRRES
- a CDS encoding pentapeptide repeat-containing protein, producing the protein MTDIQTWPLNIDFTIAVQNPQLCFADPDLKQASTSKNSRGRVLLWSGNFATVYKLTKGDRSWAVRCFTRIPQADVQERYQLISEYLSKHQIPYLVDFEFLAQGILVKGQWYPILKMDWVEGTELDRYIGEYIDDSQVLLRLERQLQQLQKDLQRVGIAHGDLQHGNIMVDDHGELKLVDYDGMYVPALHGSPPLEVGHPNYQPPKRSTKDFGDRLDEFSFAVISLSLRALATEPHLWATFHEDNKNLIFRQNDFQEPDASPVFQAIANIPDDETRELCDRLIRQCHGKDHEAKQKQQESKSLFRLLPNRALLWGLLGIIVSLATVGGILLMFSKNKTSALISKTPEPKPTSSPSPLQPTSSPTPVLDKPVKLTPITVSALLEQYAKGRRDFSYVQLTGTQGDRLQGQDLRNINLSKSTVEGGNLRQLILKNANLNGIKLIKVDLRGADLSNASLIDANLALSNLSEADFTQSSLLRANLAQSKLGSAILQKAELMKSNLSEADLNSANLSGANLALANLRKTNLTKANLRDSNLSAANLSEAILENADLTAADLRSAEIRQTIFTNANLSSTNLTAANLILVELSGANLNGANFRNVTVKDLGSIESADFTNTLNLATNVRQYLCTLASGNITETVIPTKTSLNCSL
- the grpE gene encoding nucleotide exchange factor GrpE, encoding MIEEENLSNSDDLIDEDDDVLESRLQQLATEELKHLSNQDETSAESPNPAATSGEPKAEASKASTAAAATLEKINGLIAESTALKEQLDERKQQYLRLYADFENFRKRTERDKEELEGTVTGKILKKILPVVDDFERAQLQISPKNDGEAAIHKSYQSVYKQLLKCLKETGVARMEAVGQEFDPNFHEAIMQEPSAEYDEGIITEELRPGYLVSDDRVLRHALVKVSSGKINGAESEPENGSESSQNNESSEAN
- the dnaK gene encoding molecular chaperone DnaK, yielding MSKVIGIDLGTTNSCVSVLEGGKPVVISSAEGGRTTPSIVAFVKDSNERIVGQVAKRQSVTNSVNTIYSIKRFIGRSWTETESERRRVPYTTVKGKDETVDVQIGDKTYTPQEISAMILQKLKQDAENYLGEEVTQAVITVPAYFTDTQRQATKDAGAISGLEVLRIVNEPTAASLAYGLDKQDQDQIVLVFDLGGGTFDVSVLQLGDGIFEVKATSGNNHLGGDDFDAAIVDWLIADFKEKEGIDLSIDKTAIQRLKEAAEKAKIELSSAPSTLISLPFIAANETGPKTIELDFTRSKFDEITANLVKATLEPTAQALKDAGLLPKEINRIILVGGSTRIPSVQEAISKFFDGKKPDQSVNPDEAVAIGAAVQAGILGGEVKDLLLLDVIPLSIGLETQGGVFTKNLERNTTIPTSKSQIFSTAVDNQSAVEIHVLQGERAMAKDNKSLGKFELEGIRPAPRGIPQIEVSFDIDANGILKVSARDVDTGVEQSISITNTGGLSPSEIERMRMEAEVYAEEDTARRELANMRNQASNLIRTVEEILKDNGPTVISQSMREEPLKNMDTLKQLYESDDATYEDIQIAIKPLQQSLFELTQAVEKYSQVERVKQKSSDTLG
- the accD gene encoding acetyl-CoA carboxylase, carboxyltransferase subunit beta translates to MSLFDWFAETRSRASEAYRRKTPNLNQDSQEREIPDGLWHKCSSCGALTYVKDLKTNLMVCPECGHHNQVNAYERIAQLIDEGTWEEMDADLTSCDPLGFKDRKPYIDRIKEYRQKTGLSDGVITGTGKIDGCDAALAVMDFRFMGGSMGSVVGEKITRMLETATAKRYPALIFCASGGARMQEGILSLMQMAKTSAALERHRQANLLYIPILTNPTTGGVTASFAMLGDLILAEPKALIGFTGRRVIEQTLKQKIPEGFQSAEYLLDHGFVDAVVPRTKLKQSLAMILKMHQPPVDMSSERHLNGAVKSGIDIVSEASLAAEV
- the nagA gene encoding N-acetylglucosamine-6-phosphate deacetylase gives rise to the protein MTGLHQIICSTQGAIDLQINGALGIPFNDLNRDRAAKLPEICRFLYQQGLDGFLPTLVTASIEQFHRSLFFLAEAIAHQKQNPDPQEAKILGVHLEGPFLHPDKRGAHPQQHLLPLNLDTLRQVLGDYTDIIKLVTLAPELDPSGETIQYLRDRQIIVSLGHSTANAEQTRTAIAQGATMVTHAFNAMPSFHHRDVGLLGAAILSDRVWCGLIADGVHVSPEMIKLLYRMKKQIFLVSDALAPLGLPDGTYPWDDRQITIKNGTARLPDGTLSGTTLPLINAVNNLVQWDICTALEAINLAINMPRYAMNLAIEPEAHQRLTWTQVTYSCESNIPIPNYEPVRSYLGCEVN
- a CDS encoding Uma2 family endonuclease — encoded protein: MITATKPIQKRQTWEKATWEDYETLRDDQQSDRRKLFFNCEYLWVEMGAEGINHSKFGDLFAFILYILADKFPDLKLSTFGGCQIEKKGIRAAAPDIVVYVGDNIPVWKSGQSRFIDLDQWRSPDLVGEISDTTLAIDLDEKKRLYASLGIAEYWVIDVLAARIFAFRLDESSVYQQCEVSQVLPNLAIALLEQTMAMLDTKTNTEAAIWFSQQLN